A window from Nitrospira sp. ND1 encodes these proteins:
- a CDS encoding cytochrome ubiquinol oxidase subunit I, giving the protein MTDLQAARTLIAGSLGFHILFAVIGIGLPLMMVLAEWRWYRTGDAVSLALARRWAKGTAMLFAIGAVSGTILSFQLGLLWPEFMRWAGPIVGLAFSLEGAAFFTEAVFLGLYLYGWGLLSPAAHLASGLAVAVSGVTSGIFIVLANGWMNTPRGFRLLQGQPTDIDPVAALFSPSGLAQVPHMILGAYAATGFAVAGIHAWQLLWHPDDPFHRRALTIALWLGGISALLQPLSGDLLAKVVAVHQPAKLAAFEGQFATEAGAPFRLGGIVDLDRRRLDYAIEIPYALSLMLYLDPTATVTGLDSVPRDQWPPVAIARGAFQVMILCGGAMTFVTLWAGWQGWRYRAVARSRLFLKAVVLAGPLGFVATEAGWIAAEVGRQPWIITGVMRTAAAVTPMPGLLVPLVFFGALYLMLAAIVLWILHHHIAAGSPVDSTVLKPPVERTVYES; this is encoded by the coding sequence ATGACCGACTTGCAAGCTGCTCGCACGCTGATCGCGGGGTCGCTCGGTTTCCACATTCTGTTCGCCGTGATCGGGATCGGTCTGCCGCTCATGATGGTGCTCGCCGAATGGCGTTGGTACAGAACCGGCGATGCGGTATCGTTGGCGCTCGCCCGGCGATGGGCCAAGGGCACGGCGATGCTTTTCGCCATCGGGGCGGTCTCCGGCACCATCCTGTCGTTTCAGCTCGGGCTGCTATGGCCGGAATTCATGCGGTGGGCAGGACCGATCGTCGGCTTGGCCTTTTCACTCGAAGGCGCGGCGTTCTTCACGGAAGCGGTCTTTCTCGGCCTCTATCTCTACGGCTGGGGCCTGCTGAGCCCGGCCGCGCATCTGGCCTCCGGCCTGGCCGTCGCCGTCAGCGGCGTCACCTCGGGCATCTTCATCGTACTGGCCAACGGGTGGATGAATACGCCGCGAGGGTTCCGTCTGCTGCAGGGGCAACCGACCGACATCGATCCGGTCGCGGCCCTGTTCAGCCCATCCGGTCTGGCGCAAGTGCCCCATATGATCCTGGGCGCCTACGCTGCGACCGGATTCGCCGTCGCTGGGATTCACGCCTGGCAGCTCCTTTGGCACCCGGACGATCCCTTCCATCGGCGAGCCTTGACGATTGCGCTGTGGTTAGGCGGGATTAGCGCCCTGCTGCAACCGCTCAGCGGCGACCTGCTTGCCAAGGTGGTGGCCGTCCATCAACCCGCCAAGCTGGCGGCGTTCGAAGGACAGTTCGCCACGGAAGCGGGCGCGCCGTTCCGCTTGGGTGGCATTGTGGACCTTGATCGTAGGCGGCTCGACTACGCGATCGAAATCCCATATGCGCTCAGCCTGATGCTGTACCTCGATCCGACGGCGACCGTCACGGGGCTGGACAGCGTGCCTCGGGATCAGTGGCCGCCGGTGGCCATCGCGCGCGGCGCGTTCCAAGTGATGATCCTCTGCGGTGGGGCTATGACCTTCGTGACATTGTGGGCAGGGTGGCAGGGGTGGCGTTACAGGGCGGTTGCGCGGTCCCGTCTTTTTCTCAAGGCCGTGGTCCTGGCCGGTCCGCTGGGTTTTGTCGCCACGGAAGCCGGATGGATTGCCGCCGAGGTGGGCCGACAGCCGTGGATTATTACGGGCGTCATGCGGACGGCGGCCGCGGTCACGCCTATGCCGGGCCTGCTGGTTCCGCTCGTCTTTTTCGGCGCGCTTTACCTCATGCTGGCCGCCATCGTCTTATGGATACTCCACCACCATATCGCTGCCGGGTCTCCTGTCGACTCTACGGTCCTCAAGCCGCCTGTCGAAAGGACGGTTTATGAGTCTTGA
- the nhaR gene encoding transcriptional activator NhaR: MEWLNYHHLLYFWAVAKNGSVSRACEELRLAQPTISGQIRALEGVLGEKLFARSGRHLVMTEMGRVVFRYAEDIFSLGRDLISTVKGHGSGRPLRLVVGIADAVPKLLTSQLLKSALKTAHPTRILCWENKLDHLLAELAIHGLDLVISDTPAPPSIKVQTYNHVMGESGVTFFSTANQAAKYRRAFPKSLSGAPVLLPTPNAMLRRLVDEWLVRRGIHPTVMGEFEDSATLKAFGQTGYGLFPGSSVMEKEICRQYRVQVVGRLDSVKQRFYAITVERRLKHPAVLAIVEAARQEILS; encoded by the coding sequence ATGGAATGGCTGAACTATCATCACCTGTTGTACTTCTGGGCGGTCGCCAAGAACGGCAGCGTGAGCCGAGCCTGCGAAGAACTTCGCCTGGCGCAGCCGACCATTAGCGGTCAAATTCGAGCGTTGGAAGGCGTACTCGGAGAGAAACTGTTCGCCCGCTCGGGCCGCCACCTGGTCATGACCGAAATGGGCCGCGTCGTGTTTCGTTATGCGGAGGACATTTTCTCGCTCGGGCGGGATCTGATCAGCACGGTGAAAGGACACGGCAGCGGGCGGCCCCTACGGCTGGTCGTCGGCATCGCCGACGCAGTGCCGAAGCTCCTAACCTCGCAGCTGTTGAAGTCGGCGTTGAAGACGGCCCATCCGACGCGTATCCTCTGCTGGGAGAACAAGCTGGACCATTTGCTGGCCGAGCTGGCGATTCATGGCCTCGATCTTGTGATTTCCGATACGCCGGCGCCGCCCAGCATCAAGGTGCAGACCTACAATCACGTCATGGGGGAATCGGGGGTGACGTTCTTCTCGACGGCGAATCAGGCGGCAAAATATCGGCGCGCCTTCCCGAAATCCCTCAGCGGTGCCCCGGTGCTGCTGCCCACGCCGAATGCCATGCTGCGCCGCTTAGTGGACGAGTGGCTGGTTCGACGAGGCATCCATCCGACTGTCATGGGAGAATTCGAAGACAGCGCGACGTTGAAGGCATTCGGCCAGACTGGCTATGGCCTCTTTCCCGGCTCCAGCGTCATGGAAAAAGAAATCTGCCGCCAGTATCGCGTCCAGGTGGTGGGACGGTTGGATTCCGTGAAACAGCGATTCTACGCCATCACGGTCGAGCGTCGGCTCAAGCACCCTGCGGTGCTCGCCATCGTAGAAGCGGCGCGTCAGGAAATTTTGTCCTGA
- a CDS encoding cytochrome d ubiquinol oxidase subunit II: MSLELIIAGVLMTTLTGYVLTGVADFGAGAWYLAARGGRAPAQRAFIDRALAPIWEANHVWLIVVLVLLFAGFPSAFTVIMTSLHIPLTLLLIGIVLRGASFAFQHSDVPFDERLPWGSLFAVGSLVAPFWLGVVLGSVAAGLPPSSGSFLTRYVEPWLAPFPLAVGVFTTVLALYLAAAYLTVEAQDGELQVEFRLRAIAAGIVAAGLEETLLLLSREAAPLVWGGLTGTVWGVLAQFTTAVAGLTGIACLWLKRFRWARICIAGQVTMTLWAWVLAQWPYLVPPHLTIYNAAAPAPALRAVLYALGGGAVLVFPALWYLFRVFKQQAVLGGDAPKG; the protein is encoded by the coding sequence ATGAGTCTTGAGCTGATCATCGCCGGTGTTCTCATGACGACCCTGACGGGCTATGTCCTCACGGGCGTGGCCGACTTTGGAGCCGGCGCTTGGTACCTTGCGGCCCGCGGCGGGCGCGCGCCGGCACAGCGGGCGTTCATCGACCGTGCGTTGGCGCCGATCTGGGAGGCTAACCACGTCTGGCTGATCGTCGTGCTCGTGCTGCTCTTCGCGGGCTTTCCGTCGGCCTTCACAGTGATCATGACGAGCCTTCATATTCCGCTCACCTTGCTGCTGATCGGCATCGTGCTGCGCGGCGCTTCCTTCGCGTTTCAGCATTCTGACGTCCCGTTCGACGAGCGCCTCCCTTGGGGAAGTCTGTTCGCGGTGGGGAGCCTGGTGGCCCCGTTCTGGCTCGGCGTCGTGCTGGGAAGCGTGGCTGCAGGCCTGCCGCCCTCTTCGGGAAGTTTCCTCACCCGCTATGTCGAGCCCTGGCTCGCGCCGTTTCCCCTCGCCGTCGGGGTCTTCACGACCGTCCTCGCCCTGTACTTGGCCGCCGCCTATTTGACGGTGGAGGCTCAGGATGGCGAGCTGCAAGTCGAGTTTCGTCTGCGCGCGATCGCTGCCGGGATCGTCGCGGCAGGCTTGGAAGAGACGCTGTTGCTGCTTTCACGAGAAGCCGCTCCGCTCGTGTGGGGCGGCCTGACCGGCACGGTCTGGGGCGTGCTGGCCCAGTTCACGACCGCAGTTGCCGGTCTCACGGGCATTGCATGCCTCTGGTTGAAGCGGTTTCGTTGGGCGCGGATCTGCATCGCCGGACAGGTCACGATGACGCTTTGGGCGTGGGTCCTCGCGCAGTGGCCCTATCTCGTGCCGCCACACCTCACGATCTACAATGCCGCCGCGCCGGCGCCGGCGCTCCGGGCGGTCCTCTATGCTCTCGGAGGCGGAGCGGTCCTGGTGTTTCCCGCTCTGTGGTATCTCTTCCGTGTTTTCAAACAGCAGGCTGTGCTGGGCGGCGATGCGCCGAAGGGTTGA
- the sthA gene encoding Si-specific NAD(P)(+) transhydrogenase: MTRDYEYDLLCIGSGPAGQRAAVQAAKLGKRAAVIERGHRLGGVCVDTGTIPSKTFREAVLSLNGHACPACSKVRPGASARPPAQALLARVEAVEQRQADVIGGQLRRNDVAVLSGEARFHDSHTVLIESSDRMITVTAANILIAVGTVPAAPPGAAVEPNLVVTSDELLGLTTLPRKLAVVGAGVIGIEYASMFAALGIEVTVIDQREHPLEFLDREIVDALFHQLRNVDVTFRLGETVERLEILNGPPRRVALLLESGKRLVSELVLYCAGRQGATGRLNLAAAGLKADDRGRLAVDRDYRTEVPHIFAAGDVIGFPSLATTSAEQGRLAACAAFGVEADPMTAHFPIGIYSIPEISMVGAPEQELTRRKVPYEAGTARYREIARGQILGDDSGLLKMLVHREDRRLLGVHIVGTGATELIHIGQAVLGLQGGLDYFLTTAMNYPTLAECYKVAALDAFNKLSA, encoded by the coding sequence ATGACACGTGACTATGAGTATGATCTGCTCTGCATCGGCAGCGGCCCGGCGGGGCAACGGGCGGCGGTACAGGCCGCGAAGCTTGGGAAGCGCGCCGCCGTAATCGAACGGGGCCATCGCCTGGGCGGCGTTTGCGTCGATACGGGAACGATCCCCAGCAAGACGTTTCGGGAAGCGGTGCTGTCACTGAACGGCCATGCCTGTCCCGCGTGCAGTAAGGTGCGCCCTGGCGCGTCCGCTCGTCCTCCGGCGCAGGCCCTGCTGGCCCGCGTGGAGGCGGTGGAACAACGCCAAGCGGACGTCATCGGCGGGCAGCTTCGGCGCAACGACGTGGCCGTGCTTTCGGGGGAAGCGCGCTTTCACGATTCTCATACAGTGCTTATCGAGTCATCCGACCGCATGATTACCGTTACCGCCGCCAATATATTGATTGCGGTGGGCACCGTACCCGCTGCGCCACCGGGGGCCGCAGTGGAGCCGAACCTGGTGGTGACCAGCGACGAATTACTGGGGCTGACGACGTTGCCGCGCAAGCTCGCGGTCGTCGGCGCGGGGGTCATCGGGATCGAGTATGCATCCATGTTCGCCGCGCTGGGGATCGAGGTGACTGTCATTGATCAGCGCGAGCACCCCCTGGAGTTCCTCGATCGTGAGATCGTGGACGCGCTGTTCCATCAATTGCGGAACGTGGACGTGACGTTCAGGCTCGGCGAAACCGTAGAACGGTTGGAAATTCTCAATGGGCCCCCGCGGCGGGTCGCACTGTTGCTGGAATCAGGTAAGCGATTGGTGTCCGAGCTGGTCCTCTATTGCGCCGGCCGGCAGGGTGCGACGGGGCGGTTGAATCTCGCCGCCGCCGGTCTGAAGGCGGACGACCGCGGGCGTCTCGCGGTCGATCGGGACTACCGCACGGAGGTGCCGCATATTTTTGCCGCCGGGGACGTGATCGGGTTTCCCAGCCTGGCGACCACGTCGGCCGAGCAAGGGCGGCTCGCCGCTTGCGCCGCCTTCGGCGTGGAAGCCGACCCGATGACCGCGCATTTTCCCATCGGCATTTATTCCATTCCGGAGATTTCGATGGTCGGCGCGCCGGAACAGGAGCTGACACGGCGCAAGGTGCCCTATGAAGCCGGCACGGCCCGCTACCGGGAGATCGCACGGGGACAGATTCTCGGAGACGACAGCGGCCTGCTCAAAATGCTGGTGCATCGGGAAGACCGGCGGCTGCTGGGAGTTCACATCGTCGGAACGGGCGCGACCGAATTGATTCACATCGGACAGGCCGTCTTGGGGCTTCAGGGCGGTCTGGACTACTTTTTGACGACGGCGATGAACTATCCGACGCTGGCGGAATGTTACAAAGTGGCGGCGCTGGATGCCTTCAACAAGCTGTCGGCCTAG
- a CDS encoding ammonia-forming cytochrome c nitrite reductase subunit c552 produces the protein MNRTGRGSVKLVVLAVLAAGAALAITALLVNIFERHQEAKNVFFRVVELTDQTEDPAEWGKNFPFQFDAYRRTVDQVRTRFGGSEAVPREPTSADPRSVVAQSRIEEDPRLKTIWAGYAFAHDFREERGHAFMLEDQIYTGRQTVVKQPGTCLQCHSSAYTAMMKLGEGDLPKGFESMNRLPYAEARKLVKHPVTCLDCHVPDTMQLRITRPAFLEGIRAVKEREGIRNFDPNTMATRQEMRSFVCGQCHVEYYFKGPEKRLTFPWANGLRADEILAYYEQTGFKDWTHADTGASTLKAQHPEFELWSQGVHARSGVSCADCHMPYKREGAMKISDHHVRSPLLNINRACQTCHRWPEAELKERVETIQHRTFELRNRAMDAVVALIGDLKRARARGQNAALSEAQTLQRQAQFLLDFVEAENSTGFHAPQEAARVLGQSIDLARRGQLALRDRAGP, from the coding sequence ATGAATCGAACGGGTCGCGGGTCGGTAAAACTGGTGGTCCTGGCGGTGCTGGCCGCCGGGGCGGCGCTGGCGATCACCGCGCTGCTGGTTAATATCTTCGAGCGCCACCAGGAGGCCAAGAACGTATTCTTCCGGGTGGTTGAGTTAACCGACCAGACCGAAGACCCCGCTGAATGGGGGAAAAACTTTCCCTTTCAGTTCGACGCGTACCGGCGCACCGTGGATCAGGTCCGCACGCGCTTCGGCGGCAGCGAAGCGGTGCCGCGCGAGCCCACCTCGGCCGATCCCCGTTCAGTGGTCGCCCAGTCGAGGATCGAAGAAGACCCGCGACTCAAAACGATCTGGGCCGGGTATGCCTTCGCGCACGACTTTCGTGAGGAACGCGGCCATGCCTTCATGTTGGAGGATCAAATCTATACGGGACGGCAAACGGTCGTGAAGCAGCCCGGCACCTGCCTCCAGTGCCATTCGTCGGCCTACACGGCGATGATGAAGCTCGGCGAAGGGGATCTCCCAAAAGGGTTTGAGAGCATGAACCGGCTGCCTTACGCGGAGGCCAGAAAACTGGTGAAGCACCCGGTCACCTGCTTGGATTGCCATGTGCCGGACACGATGCAGCTTCGCATCACGAGACCTGCCTTTCTCGAAGGCATCCGTGCCGTGAAGGAACGCGAGGGCATTCGCAATTTCGATCCCAATACGATGGCCACCAGGCAGGAGATGCGCTCGTTTGTCTGCGGGCAGTGCCACGTCGAGTACTACTTCAAAGGGCCGGAGAAGCGGCTGACGTTTCCATGGGCCAACGGGTTGCGCGCCGATGAGATCCTTGCCTATTACGAGCAGACCGGATTCAAGGATTGGACCCACGCGGATACCGGCGCGTCGACGCTCAAAGCGCAGCATCCAGAGTTCGAGTTGTGGAGCCAAGGCGTGCATGCCCGCTCCGGCGTTTCCTGCGCCGACTGCCATATGCCTTACAAACGCGAAGGCGCGATGAAGATCAGCGATCACCACGTGAGGAGCCCGCTGCTCAACATTAACCGCGCCTGCCAGACCTGCCATCGCTGGCCGGAAGCCGAATTGAAGGAGCGCGTCGAAACGATCCAGCACCGGACATTCGAACTGCGCAACCGTGCGATGGATGCCGTCGTGGCGTTAATCGGTGATTTAAAAAGAGCGCGGGCACGCGGCCAGAACGCTGCCCTGTCAGAGGCGCAAACGTTGCAGCGTCAAGCGCAGTTCTTGCTGGATTTCGTCGAGGCGGAAAATTCCACCGGTTTCCACGCGCCCCAGGAAGCGGCGCGCGTCCTGGGCCAATCCATCGATTTGGCACGGCGCGGGCAACTGGCTCTTCGTGACCGGGCAGGGCCTTAG
- a CDS encoding GNAT family N-acetyltransferase, translated as MPQHHNTGRVELTDWATTESAIRAIRETVFIHEQGVPVELEWDGLDSSCAHVLAWNDRGEAIGTARMQRNGTIGRMAVLKYWRGRGVGRDLLQTLLDLAVRQGLPRVTLSAQIHALGFYERAGFHVVDEPFIDAGIPHRKMVKELLPTGPG; from the coding sequence ATGCCGCAACATCACAACACAGGACGGGTAGAACTTACCGACTGGGCCACCACAGAGTCGGCCATCAGGGCGATTCGCGAAACGGTGTTTATCCACGAGCAGGGAGTGCCGGTAGAACTGGAGTGGGACGGGCTCGATTCATCTTGCGCCCATGTGCTGGCATGGAATGACCGAGGAGAGGCCATCGGCACGGCGCGCATGCAACGGAATGGCACCATCGGCAGAATGGCGGTGCTCAAGTACTGGCGCGGGCGCGGCGTCGGACGGGACCTTCTCCAGACACTGCTGGATCTGGCGGTTAGGCAAGGGCTCCCGCGCGTTACCCTGTCCGCACAGATCCATGCGCTTGGATTTTATGAACGGGCCGGGTTCCACGTAGTCGACGAACCCTTCATCGACGCCGGCATCCCGCACCGGAAGATGGTGAAAGAGCTATTGCCCACAGGGCCCGGCTGA
- a CDS encoding phosphate-starvation-inducible PsiE family protein, which yields MYDRVTDSVRQVFAWMERLDRWGYITVGFSLLVISVLLFVHSWAQFATAYRTEPFLLISLTLVNQLLLVIILLELFRTIVRFLETDTLRVEPYLAVGIIACIRRMLTASAELGDLRHVPEDFFERYLKDMLMNAGLVMVLIGSIFVVRARPVRSDQYDGMASDDPLPDLASSAGRSDFPTR from the coding sequence ATGTACGACCGAGTGACCGATTCAGTGAGACAAGTCTTCGCGTGGATGGAACGTTTGGATCGCTGGGGCTATATTACAGTTGGGTTCAGCCTGCTGGTCATCAGCGTCCTGCTGTTCGTCCATAGCTGGGCGCAGTTCGCTACGGCCTATCGCACGGAGCCCTTCCTCCTTATCAGCTTGACCCTCGTCAATCAGCTTCTACTCGTCATCATTCTTCTGGAGCTGTTCCGCACCATCGTGCGGTTCCTGGAAACCGATACCTTGCGGGTGGAGCCGTACCTGGCGGTCGGCATCATCGCGTGCATACGGCGCATGCTCACGGCCAGCGCGGAGTTGGGAGACCTCAGGCACGTACCGGAGGATTTTTTCGAGCGGTATCTGAAAGACATGCTGATGAACGCCGGATTGGTGATGGTGCTGATCGGCAGCATCTTCGTGGTGCGGGCTCGTCCGGTACGGTCAGATCAGTACGACGGGATGGCTTCAGATGATCCCCTGCCCGACCTAGCCTCATCCGCTGGTCGCTCCGACTTCCCCACCCGTTAG